In the Rhinoderma darwinii isolate aRhiDar2 chromosome 13, aRhiDar2.hap1, whole genome shotgun sequence genome, one interval contains:
- the LOC142665638 gene encoding protein kinase C delta type-like, with protein MTLRLRSVLPIRFYTAEMICGLQFLHGHNIVHRDLKPENIMLDADGHVRIIDLGLAQDGVTASNKISGVTGTLDYMAPEVLLGKKYGTAVDWWSLGIVVSRMAAGRSPFYNGPVRRMAFKAITTAKPKFPTWLNPDVKHLTKRLVRKNSERRLGVCGNIRAHPFFSTIGWEELQERRARPPFTPFVPVLENQHLKWPENNKALHPLSGFSFMSPSWTP; from the exons atgacattgagactccgctctgttctccccatcagattctacacagcagagatgatatgtggcctccagttcctccatggacaCAACATCGTCCACCG agatctaAAGCCGGAGAATATAATGCTGGATGCAGATGGCCACGTCCGTATCATCGACCTGGGACTGGCCCAAGATGGAGTCACCGCCTCCAATAAGATCAGTGGAGTGACGGGAACGTTGGATTACATGGCCCCCGAGGTGCTTCTTGGAAAAAAATACGGCACCGCAGTTGACTGGTGGAGCCTGGGGATTGTGGTGTCCAGGATGGCAGCAGGACGCTCCCCCTTTTACAACGGCCCCGTCAGGCGAATGGCTTTCAAAGCCATCACCACCGCGAAGCCTAAATTTCCAACTTGGCTTAATCCTGACGTGAAACATCTAACCAAGagactggtccgtaaaaattctgagaggcgcctcggtgtgtgcgggaacatcagagcgcatccattcttctccaccatcggctgggaggaactgcaggagaggagggcacGGCCACCTTTTACACCATTTGTGCCTGTTCTGGAGAACCAACATCTGAAGTGGCCAGAGAATAACAAAGCCCTTCACCCCTTGTCCGGGTTCAGCTTCATGTCACCAAGCTGGACCCCTTAA